Proteins co-encoded in one Blastocatellia bacterium genomic window:
- a CDS encoding S8 family serine peptidase, whose amino-acid sequence MNRNLLMSRLTNCANRIRVRRWLSLMLMGFVVLQGLFVPAHVASAAAPFAPHRPLRIQMNTTERPEFVPGEVLVKYRPSAKRAAKQEIERMYQLTQGSHNWTLDIYRYQIPIDQDVRQVAAALANEPAVEFAEPNYYHYLHITPNDPLYSNLQFQGNTYPNSLQRWVYNGVGSNRNVNGEAAWDITTGRQDVVVAVIDSGVLLNHPDLAPNIWRNPNEIANNGVDDDRNGFVDDIVGWDFRGNLPLISRPDNDPNPDIGDGLDEDGNGAADDAATHGTFVAGIVAARGNDAVGIAGTTWSCRIMALKVFTDDGGASTQDIADAITYAASNGAAVINLSLGSEQPTQTQQMAVQFAHSRGAVIVASAGNDNSPQPNYPASYENVISVGASDYGGDFPLRIPPDINGRAAFSQFGPRAVDVVAPGIVASTTFLTRADQLNGEGPAGEPTYDISGGTSFSGPLVAGLAALIISRARALNRSLTNDQVATIIQTTTVDLPDDPNDSPDAGPNWDGRGRVDMLAALNAVTGGPPGGGTQLTSGVPVTGTIPAPPPGGGVLGPTQYTIEVPTGATQLTVTLTGNQDVDLYVRFGQMITIQGGRAVADFRSESPTGNETITITPTTSPPLRSGTYFIAIANFGPGAASFTLTATVTGGSTGGDTIALVSGVPVTGTIPAPQPGQGRLGDTQYTIQVPTGATQLTVRLNGNQDVDLFVRFGQRIAIQNGQAVADYRADGVTGNETIVITPFSSPPLRAGTYFIAIANFGPGAASFTLQATITP is encoded by the coding sequence ATGAATAGAAATTTGCTCATGTCAAGGCTAACAAATTGCGCCAATCGTATTCGAGTTCGTCGTTGGTTGAGTCTCATGTTGATGGGTTTCGTTGTATTGCAAGGACTGTTCGTGCCTGCCCATGTGGCATCAGCAGCGGCCCCATTTGCACCTCACCGTCCACTGCGCATTCAGATGAACACGACTGAACGTCCCGAATTTGTTCCCGGCGAAGTACTGGTTAAGTACCGGCCATCTGCCAAACGTGCCGCCAAGCAAGAGATCGAACGGATGTATCAACTCACTCAGGGTTCGCACAACTGGACATTGGATATCTACCGATACCAAATTCCTATAGACCAGGACGTGCGCCAAGTGGCCGCTGCCCTGGCCAACGAGCCGGCCGTTGAATTCGCCGAGCCGAATTACTACCACTACCTTCACATCACGCCGAATGATCCGCTGTACTCGAATTTGCAATTTCAAGGCAACACGTATCCCAACAGTTTGCAACGTTGGGTCTACAACGGCGTCGGGTCGAATCGCAACGTCAACGGCGAAGCAGCGTGGGACATTACGACCGGACGGCAGGACGTCGTGGTGGCCGTGATTGATTCAGGGGTTCTGCTCAATCACCCGGACCTCGCGCCTAACATCTGGCGAAATCCTAATGAAATTGCTAACAACGGCGTTGATGACGACCGCAATGGATTTGTGGATGACATCGTCGGCTGGGACTTTCGCGGCAATCTTCCGCTGATTTCACGACCTGACAACGATCCCAATCCTGACATCGGCGACGGGCTTGATGAAGACGGCAACGGCGCCGCCGATGATGCCGCCACCCATGGAACCTTCGTAGCCGGCATCGTCGCCGCGCGTGGCAATGATGCTGTCGGTATCGCCGGCACGACCTGGAGCTGCCGTATCATGGCCTTAAAAGTATTCACCGACGACGGCGGCGCCAGCACACAAGACATTGCTGACGCAATCACCTATGCAGCCAGCAACGGCGCCGCGGTGATCAACCTCAGTCTGGGAAGCGAACAACCAACCCAGACCCAGCAAATGGCTGTTCAGTTTGCCCACTCACGTGGCGCTGTGATCGTTGCCTCGGCAGGCAATGACAACTCACCGCAACCCAACTATCCTGCCTCGTATGAAAACGTCATTTCGGTGGGCGCTTCAGACTACGGCGGCGACTTCCCCCTTCGCATCCCGCCGGATATCAATGGACGCGCGGCGTTCTCTCAATTCGGGCCACGAGCCGTTGATGTTGTCGCGCCGGGCATTGTCGCCAGCACAACGTTCTTGACGCGCGCCGATCAACTCAACGGCGAGGGTCCAGCCGGTGAGCCGACCTACGATATTTCTGGCGGTACATCGTTCTCTGGGCCGCTGGTGGCCGGCTTGGCAGCTTTGATCATCTCACGCGCCCGTGCGCTCAACCGTTCCCTCACCAACGACCAGGTTGCCACCATCATTCAAACGACGACCGTGGACCTGCCTGATGATCCTAATGACTCGCCCGACGCTGGTCCCAATTGGGATGGTCGTGGCCGTGTTGATATGCTGGCAGCTCTCAACGCAGTCACAGGCGGACCGCCAGGCGGCGGTACTCAACTGACATCGGGCGTGCCGGTCACGGGGACGATCCCAGCGCCACCGCCAGGCGGCGGCGTTCTTGGCCCAACGCAATACACCATTGAGGTGCCAACCGGCGCGACTCAACTGACTGTCACATTGACGGGAAATCAGGACGTGGATCTGTATGTTCGTTTTGGTCAGATGATCACCATTCAAGGCGGTCGAGCAGTAGCTGATTTCCGCTCTGAGTCTCCGACGGGCAATGAAACTATCACGATTACGCCAACCACATCGCCTCCGCTTCGTTCAGGCACATACTTCATTGCCATCGCCAATTTCGGTCCTGGCGCTGCGTCGTTCACATTGACGGCTACGGTCACCGGCGGATCAACCGGCGGCGATACGATTGCGCTGGTCTCCGGTGTGCCGGTCACGGGCACCATTCCGGCTCCGCAACCGGGGCAGGGCCGGCTTGGCGACACCCAATACACGATTCAGGTTCCCACTGGCGCGACGCAACTGACCGTTCGCTTGAATGGCAATCAGGACGTAGACCTGTTTGTGCGCTTTGGTCAACGCATCGCCATCCAGAATGGTCAAGCCGTTGCTGACTATCGCGCAGACGGCGTCACCGGCAACGAAACTATCGTGATCACGCCGTTCAGCTCACCACCGCTACGCGCCGGCACATACTTTATCGCGATTGCCAACTTCGGCCCCGGCGCTGCAAGTTTCACCCTTCAGGCAACCATCACACCATAA